The proteins below are encoded in one region of Anoplopoma fimbria isolate UVic2021 breed Golden Eagle Sablefish chromosome 19, Afim_UVic_2022, whole genome shotgun sequence:
- the tjp1b gene encoding tight junction protein ZO-1 isoform X1, with protein sequence MEETVIWEQHTVTLHRAPGFGFGIAISGGRDNPHFQSGETSIVISDVLKGGPAEGLLQENDRVVMVNAVSMDNVEHAYAVQQLRKSGKIAKITIRRKRKVHVPMGRLGERETMSEHDEEEDDSYDEEIYETRSGRSGAYSGVGGAMGRRSGRSSGRRDRERERSGSRERSLSPRSDRHSHNLPPRPAKVTLVKSRKNEAEYGLRLASHIFVKDISPESLAARDGNIQEGDVVLKINGTVTENLSLIDAKKLIERSKGKLKMVVQRDDRATLLNIPDLDDSIPSANASDRDDISDIHSLASDHSNRSHDRHRSSRSRSPDRRSEPSDHSRHSPPQISNGSSHRSRDDERISKPASTPVKLPEEVPLPKPKESANVREEKQLPPLPEPKPVYAQPGQPDVDLPVSPSDAPVPSAAHDDSILRPSMKLVKFRKGESVGLRLAGGNDVGIFVAGVLEDSPASKEGLEEGDQILRVNNVDFANIIREEAVLFLLDLPKGEEVTILAQKKKDVYRRIVESDVGDSFYIRTHFEYEKESPYGLSFNKGEVFRVVDTLYNGKLGSWLAIRIGKNHQEVERGIIPNKNRAEQLSSVQYTLPKTAGGDRADFWRFRGLRSSKRNLRKSREDLSSQPVQTKFPAYERVVLREAGFLRPVVIFGPIADVAREKLAREEPDLFELAKSEPRDAGTDQRSSGIIRLHTIKQIIDRDKHAVLDITPNAVDRLNYAQWYPIVVFLNPDTKQGVKNMRTRLCPESRKSARKLYERAIKLRKNNHHLFTTTINMNNMNDGWYGALKETIQQQQNQLVWVSEGKADGTTEDDLDIHDDRLSYLSAPGSEYSMYSTDSRHTSDYEDTDTEGGAYTDQELDETLNDEVGLPTEPAITRSSEPVREDPPVIQDTPGYPGYQHPVQPDPASRIDPAGFKMAAPQQQDEAALPMPSLPPTVVAPPAVEQPVQLEGLHLEEPPAAAAAPQADSLSSPSPAPELIQPPPSPHEPHPSGPPGPEPKMYKKDLYNMEDPVRINHGLKQSLSYCHQPPFQDKQPYREYDHPPYGYDGGGYTEPKPHNTDSHLHYDNRVPHYNEQWPPYDQQTSSSQPAGYQTGHQQPMGYSPRSPYDDGPGRDYSPTQPRYDEAPPLGYDGRRRHSKPGPIRYDEPPPPPQGGYDARSPYEAEPHGFPINSPRSPEPPKQYYSDSGLRPTYIPGPAHRGFKQGMHDPMINSEPTIPPPRPETLPSPVEPAISPGSKPLPPPPREDLDEDPAMKPQSVLNRVKMFENKRSVSMDRAKEGGESALRPADVPKPVVAPGPVLKANSLSNLEQEKSTYRAPEPQKPHTKPLDDVMRSNHYDPDEDEEYYRKQLSYFDRRSFDSKAMGQPSPGINRFHDLSKPAQLSYPYNRVESVEKVSPVEKRYEPLPQISPSSQYGPPASAIPPNTLPKLSPNDGNSIPEPMISPNPKPELPALRPASRDEPTPGGYLPPRGLPDKSPVNGTETAPPKTLGAPAPTSYNRYVPKPYTSSARPFERKFESPKFNHNLLPNDTQVKTDLLGKPSVVNNSSGKPTLSPQPLDHDSGLDTFTRTMDNRPKYQHNNINAIPKAIPVSPSTLDDDDEDEGHTVVATARGIFNCNGGVLSSIETGVSIIIPQGAIPESVEQEIYFKVCRDNSILPPLDKEKGETLLSPLVMCGPHGLKFLKPVELRLPHCASMTPDGWSFALKSSDSSSGDPKTWQNKSLPGDPNYLVGANCVSVLIDHF encoded by the exons ATGGAGGAGACTGTCATTTGGGAACAGCACACAGTAACACTTCACAGG GCACCAGGGTTTGGCTTTGGGATAGCCATATCAGGAGGTCGGGATAACCCTCATTTTCAGAGTGGCGAGACCTCCATTGTCATCTCAGATGTGCTGAAAGGAGGCCCAGCAGAGGGCCTGCTGCA GGAAAATGACAGAGTGGTTATGGTCAATGCTGTCTCCATGGACAATGTGGAGCACGCGTACGCAGTCCAGCAGCTTCGTAAAAGTGGGAAAATTGCCAAAATT ACAATCAGGCGGAAGAGAAAGGTGCATGTCCCCATGGGTCGCCTAGGGGAGAGGGAAACTATGTCGGAGCatgacgaggaggaggacgacagTTATGATGAAGAGATATACGAGACGCGGAGCGGACGCAGCGGCGCTTACAGCGGTGTGGGCGGGGCCATGGGCAGGCGCAGCGGTCGGAGCAGCGGGCGAAGGGACAGGGAACGTGAACGCAGCGGCTCGCGGGAGAGGAGTCTCTCCCCGCGCTCAGACCGCCACTCACACAACCTGCCCCCACGACCCGCAAAGGTCACACTTGTCAAATCTCGCAAAAATGAAG CAGAATATGGCCTGCGCCTAGCCAGCCACATCTTTGTCAAGGACATTTCCCCTGAGAGCCTGGCAGCCAGAGACGGCAACATCCAGGAAGGAGATGTTGTTCTGAAG ATCAATGGCACAGTGACAGAAAACCTCTCCTTGATAGATGCCAAGAAGCTGATAGAAAGGTCAAAGGGCAAGCTAAAAATGGTTGTGCAGAGGGACGACCGGGCGACCCTGCTGAACATCCCTGACCTCGATGACAGCATTCCTTCAGCCAACGCCTCCGACAGAGACG ACATTTCAGATATCCATTCTCTGGCATCCGACCATTCCAATCGATCGCATGACAGACATCGTAGCAGCCGCTCCCGCTCTCCAGACAGAAGATCTGAGCCCTCAGACCACTCCAGACACTCGCCCCCACAAATCAGCAACGGCAG cagtcacagAAGTCGTGATGACGAACGGATCTCGAAGCCGGCTTCAACTCCAGTGAAGCTACCAGAGGAGGTTCCTCTGCCCAAACCGAAGGAGTCGGCTAACGTTAGAGAGGAGAAACAGCTCCCACCACTCCCAG AGCCCAAACCGGTGTATGCTCAGCCTGGACAGCCAGATGTAGACCTGCCAGTCAGTCCCTCTGATGCCCCTGTGCCAAGTGCTGCCCATGACGACAGCATCCTAAG GCCGAGCATGAAGCTGGTGAAGTTCAGGAAGGGGGAGAGCGTGGGGCTGCGGCTGGCTGGGGGGAATGACGTGGGCATCTTTGTAGCCGGAGTTCTTGAGGATAGCCCAGCTTCTAAGGAGGGCCTGGAGGAGGGCGACCAAATTCTCAGG GTAAATAATGTAGATTTTGCAAACATAATCCGAGAGGAGGCGGTGCTGTTCCTCCTTGATCTTCCTAAAGGTGAAGAGGTCACCATTCTGGCCCAGAAGAAGAAAGATG TGTATCGGCGGATTGTGGAGTCGGACGTCGGTGACTCCTTCTACATCCGGACGCACTTCGAGTACGAGAAGGAATCTCCGTATGGGTTGAGCTTCAACAAGGGCGAGGTGTTCCGTGTGGTGGACACCCTCTACAACGGGAAGCTGGGCTCCTGGCTGGCCATTCGCATCGGCAAGAATCACCAAGAAGTGGAGAGGGGCATCATCCCCAACAAAAACAG agcagagcagctgtCCAGCGTGCAATACACTCTCCCCAAAACAGCGGGAGGCGACAGGGCCGACTTCTGGAGGTTTCGTGGTCTTCGGAGCTCAAAGAGGAACCTgaggaagagcagagaggaTCTGTCTTCTCAGCCAGTGCAGACAAAGTTCCCGGCTTACGAAAGAGTCGTGttgagagagg CTGGTTTCCTGAGACCTGTGGTGATATTCGGGCCGATCGCTGATGTTGCTCGAGAAAAACTCGCCAGAGAAGAGCCAGATCTTTTTGAGCTTGCAA AGAGTGAACCGAGAGATGCAGGTACAGACCAGCGTAGTTCAGGAATCATTCGTCTTCACACCATCAAGCAGATCATTGACAGA GACAAACATGCTGTCCTGGACATCACCCCCAACGCTGTGGACCGGCTGAACTATGCTCAGTGGTACCCGATTGTCGTCTTCCTAAATCCTGATACTAAGCAGGGTGTGAAGAACATGAGGACCAGACTGTGTCCAGAGTCCAGGAAGAGCGCCAGGAAGCTCTATGAGAGAGCCATCAAACTGAGGAAGAATAATCACCACCTGTTCACCA CCACCATCAACATGAACAATATGAATGATGGCTGGTACGGAGCTCTGAAAGAAACAATCCAACAGCAGCAGAACCAGTTGGTGTGGGTGTCAGAGGGCAAG GCGGATGGCACTACAGAGGATGACTTGGACATCCACGACGACCGTCTGTCCTACCTGTCTGCGCCAGGAAGTGAATACTCCATGTATAGCACGGACAGCCGCCACACGTCTGACTATGAGGACACAGACACGGAGGGTGGAGCGTACACAGACCAGGAGCTGGACGAGACTTTGAACGACGAGGTGGGTCTGCCCACGGAGCCCGCCATCACACGCTCTTCCGAGCCCGTGCGAGAAGACCCGCCTGTGATTCAGGACACCCCTGGTTACCCTGGATACCAGCACCCCGTGCAGCCCGACCCAGCCAGTCGCATAGACCCCGCTGGTTTCAAGATGGCCGCCCCACAACAG CAAGATGAGGCTGCTCTGCCCATGCCCTCGTTGCCTCCGACGGTGGTAGCGCCCCCTGCTGTTGAGCAGCCTGTACAGCTTGAGGGTTTGCACCTAGAGGAGCCGCCTGCTGCAGCCGCAGCTCCTCAGGCTGACTCACTTAGCAGCCCCAGCCCTGCCCCTGAGCTTATTCAGCCCCCACCATCACCACATGAACCCCACCCGTCTGGACCGCCTGGTCCAGAACCAAAG ATGTACAAGAAAGATCTGTACAACATGGAGGACCCTGTGCGAATCAACCATGGCCTGAAGCAATCTCTGAGCTACTGTCACCAGCCGCCGTTCCAGGACAAACAGCCATACCGAGAGTACGACCACCCGCCTTACGGATACGATGGAGGCGGCTACACAGAACCAAAGCCTCACAACACTGACTCTCACCTGCACTACGACAACCGTGTGCCTCATTACAACGAACAGTGGCCCCCCTATGACCAGCAGACCTCGTCCTCCCAGCCCGCAGGGTACCAGACGGGCCACCAGCAACCCATGGGCTACAGCCCCCGGTCGCCCTACGACGATGGACCAGGGAGGGACTACAGCCCCACTCAGCCGCGGTACGATGAGGCCCCTCCGCTGGGCTACGATGGCAGGAGACGGCACAGTAAACCCGGTCCCATTCGTTACGATGAGCCCCCACCCCCGCCCCAAGGTGGCTACGATGCCCGCTCCCCTTATGAGGCAGAACCTCACGGCTTCCCCATTAATTCACCTCGATCCCCGGAGCCCCCGAAGCAGTATTACAGTGACTCTGGTCTGAGGCCCACCTACATTCCTGGGCCTGCACACCGGGGCTTTAAGCAAGGGATGCATGACCCTATGATCAACTCTGAACCCACAATTCCCCCTCCTAGACCAGAGACCCTGCCCTCTCCGGTTGAACCAGCGATCAGTCCGGGCTCCAAacccctccctcctccgccACGGGAAGACCTGGACGAGGACCCGGCCATGAAACCACAGTCGGTGCTCAACAGAGTAAAGATGTTTGAGAATAAACGGTCTGTTTCTATGGACAGAGCTAAGGAAGGAGGAGAATCAGCACTCAGG cCTGCAGATGTTCCCAAACCTGTGGTTGCACCTGGCCCAGTCCTCAAGGCCAATTCCCTCAGCAACCTGGAGCAGGAGAAATCCACCTATAG GGCCCCTGAGCCACAGAAGCCCCACACTAAACCCCTGGATGATGTCATGCGTTCTAACCACTATGACCcagatgaggatgaggaataCTACAGGAAGCAGTTGTCCTACTTTGATCGCCGTAGCTTTGACAGCAAGGCCATGGGCCAACCCAGTCCTGGCATCAACCGCTTCCATGATCTGTCCAAACCAGCTCAGCTGTCCTACCCATACAACAG AGTTGAGTCTGTAGAGAAGGTGAGTCCAGTGGAGAAAAGATATGAACCCTTGCCGCAAATCAGCCCATCATCACAGTACGGGCCCCCCGCGTCCGCCATCCCACCCAACACACTGCCCAAGCTCAGCCCCAATGACG GGAACTCCATACCCGAGCCAATGATTTCACCCAATCCTAAACCCGAGCTGCCAGCTCTCAGGCCGGCCAGCCGGGACGAACCCACTCCTGGTGGCTACCTGCCCCCGAGGGGCCTCCCCGACAAATCCCCAGTCAACGGCACCGAAACAGCACCGCCAAAGACGCTGGGCGCTCCCGCTCCAACGAGCTACAACCGCTACGTCCCCAAGCCGTACACCAGCTCAGCCCGGCCCTTTGAGCGCAAGTTTGAGAGCCCCAAGTTCAACCACAACCTGCTGCCCAACGACACACAGGTGAAGACGGACCTCCTCGGTAAGCCCAGCGTGGTGAACAACAGCAGTGGGAAGCCCACGCTGTCACCACAGCCCCTGGACCACGACAGTGGCCTGGACACCTTCACACGCACTATGGACAACAGGCCCAAATACCAGCACAATAACATCAACGCCATTCCCAAGGCCATCCCTGTAAG CCCCAGCACACTGGATGATGATGACGAGGATGAAGGACACACGGTGGTGGCCACCGCCCGGGGGATCTTCAACTGTAACGGAGGGGTCCTGAGCTCCATCGAGACGGGCGTCAGCATCATCATCCCCCAGGGTGCCATCCCCGAGAGCGTGGAGCAGGAGATTTACTTCAAGGTGTGCCGGGACAACAGCATCCTGCCCCCCCTCGACAAGGAGAAAG GAGAAACGCTGCTAAGTCCGCTGGTGATGTGTGGCCCGCATGGACTCAAGTTCCTGAAGCCGGTGGAGCTGCGCTTACCTCACTGTGCGTCTATGACCCCTGATGGTTGGTCTTTTGCTCTAAAATCCTCCGACTCCTCGTCGG GTGATCCCAAAACCTGGCAGAACAAATCTCTTCCTGGAGACCCGAACTACCTGGTGGGTGcaaactgtgtgtctgtgctcatCGACCACTTCTGA
- the tjp1b gene encoding tight junction protein ZO-1 isoform X3 has translation MEETVIWEQHTVTLHRAPGFGFGIAISGGRDNPHFQSGETSIVISDVLKGGPAEGLLQENDRVVMVNAVSMDNVEHAYAVQQLRKSGKIAKITIRRKRKVHVPMGRLGERETMSEHDEEEDDSYDEEIYETRSGRSGAYSGVGGAMGRRSGRSSGRRDRERERSGSRERSLSPRSDRHSHNLPPRPAKVTLVKSRKNEAEYGLRLASHIFVKDISPESLAARDGNIQEGDVVLKINGTVTENLSLIDAKKLIERSKGKLKMVVQRDDRATLLNIPDLDDSIPSANASDRDDISDIHSLASDHSNRSHDRHRSSRSRSPDRRSEPSDHSRHSPPQISNGSSHRSRDDERISKPASTPVKLPEEVPLPKPKESANVREEKQLPPLPEPKPVYAQPGQPDVDLPVSPSDAPVPSAAHDDSILRPSMKLVKFRKGESVGLRLAGGNDVGIFVAGVLEDSPASKEGLEEGDQILRVNNVDFANIIREEAVLFLLDLPKGEEVTILAQKKKDVYRRIVESDVGDSFYIRTHFEYEKESPYGLSFNKGEVFRVVDTLYNGKLGSWLAIRIGKNHQEVERGIIPNKNRAEQLSSVQYTLPKTAGGDRADFWRFRGLRSSKRNLRKSREDLSSQPVQTKFPAYERVVLREAGFLRPVVIFGPIADVAREKLAREEPDLFELAKSEPRDAGTDQRSSGIIRLHTIKQIIDRDKHAVLDITPNAVDRLNYAQWYPIVVFLNPDTKQGVKNMRTRLCPESRKSARKLYERAIKLRKNNHHLFTTTINMNNMNDGWYGALKETIQQQQNQLVWVSEGKADGTTEDDLDIHDDRLSYLSAPGSEYSMYSTDSRHTSDYEDTDTEGGAYTDQELDETLNDEVGLPTEPAITRSSEPVREDPPVIQDTPGYPGYQHPVQPDPASRIDPAGFKMAAPQQQDEAALPMPSLPPTVVAPPAVEQPVQLEGLHLEEPPAAAAAPQADSLSSPSPAPELIQPPPSPHEPHPSGPPGPEPKMYKKDLYNMEDPVRINHGLKQSLSYCHQPPFQDKQPYREYDHPPYGYDGGGYTEPKPHNTDSHLHYDNRVPHYNEQWPPYDQQTSSSQPAGYQTGHQQPMGYSPRSPYDDGPGRDYSPTQPRYDEAPPLGYDGRRRHSKPGPIRYDEPPPPPQGGYDARSPYEAEPHGFPINSPRSPEPPKQYYSDSGLRPTYIPGPAHRGFKQGMHDPMINSEPTIPPPRPETLPSPVEPAISPGSKPLPPPPREDLDEDPAMKPQSVLNRVKMFENKRSVSMDRAKEGGESALRPADVPKPVVAPGPVLKANSLSNLEQEKSTYRAPEPQKPHTKPLDDVMRSNHYDPDEDEEYYRKQLSYFDRRSFDSKAMGQPSPGINRFHDLSKPAQLSYPYNRVESVEKVSPVEKRYEPLPQISPSSQYGPPASAIPPNTLPKLSPNDGNSIPEPMISPNPKPELPALRPASRDEPTPGGYLPPRGLPDKSPVNGTETAPPKTLGAPAPTSYNRYVPKPYTSSARPFERKFESPKFNHNLLPNDTQVKTDLLGKPSVVNNSSGKPTLSPQPLDHDSGLDTFTRTMDNRPKYQHNNINAIPKAIPVSPSTLDDDDEDEGHTVVATARGIFNCNGGVLSSIETGVSIIIPQGAIPESVEQEIYFKVCRDNSILPPLDKEKGETLLSPLVMCGPHGLKFLKPVELRLPHCASMTPDGDPKTWQNKSLPGDPNYLVGANCVSVLIDHF, from the exons ATGGAGGAGACTGTCATTTGGGAACAGCACACAGTAACACTTCACAGG GCACCAGGGTTTGGCTTTGGGATAGCCATATCAGGAGGTCGGGATAACCCTCATTTTCAGAGTGGCGAGACCTCCATTGTCATCTCAGATGTGCTGAAAGGAGGCCCAGCAGAGGGCCTGCTGCA GGAAAATGACAGAGTGGTTATGGTCAATGCTGTCTCCATGGACAATGTGGAGCACGCGTACGCAGTCCAGCAGCTTCGTAAAAGTGGGAAAATTGCCAAAATT ACAATCAGGCGGAAGAGAAAGGTGCATGTCCCCATGGGTCGCCTAGGGGAGAGGGAAACTATGTCGGAGCatgacgaggaggaggacgacagTTATGATGAAGAGATATACGAGACGCGGAGCGGACGCAGCGGCGCTTACAGCGGTGTGGGCGGGGCCATGGGCAGGCGCAGCGGTCGGAGCAGCGGGCGAAGGGACAGGGAACGTGAACGCAGCGGCTCGCGGGAGAGGAGTCTCTCCCCGCGCTCAGACCGCCACTCACACAACCTGCCCCCACGACCCGCAAAGGTCACACTTGTCAAATCTCGCAAAAATGAAG CAGAATATGGCCTGCGCCTAGCCAGCCACATCTTTGTCAAGGACATTTCCCCTGAGAGCCTGGCAGCCAGAGACGGCAACATCCAGGAAGGAGATGTTGTTCTGAAG ATCAATGGCACAGTGACAGAAAACCTCTCCTTGATAGATGCCAAGAAGCTGATAGAAAGGTCAAAGGGCAAGCTAAAAATGGTTGTGCAGAGGGACGACCGGGCGACCCTGCTGAACATCCCTGACCTCGATGACAGCATTCCTTCAGCCAACGCCTCCGACAGAGACG ACATTTCAGATATCCATTCTCTGGCATCCGACCATTCCAATCGATCGCATGACAGACATCGTAGCAGCCGCTCCCGCTCTCCAGACAGAAGATCTGAGCCCTCAGACCACTCCAGACACTCGCCCCCACAAATCAGCAACGGCAG cagtcacagAAGTCGTGATGACGAACGGATCTCGAAGCCGGCTTCAACTCCAGTGAAGCTACCAGAGGAGGTTCCTCTGCCCAAACCGAAGGAGTCGGCTAACGTTAGAGAGGAGAAACAGCTCCCACCACTCCCAG AGCCCAAACCGGTGTATGCTCAGCCTGGACAGCCAGATGTAGACCTGCCAGTCAGTCCCTCTGATGCCCCTGTGCCAAGTGCTGCCCATGACGACAGCATCCTAAG GCCGAGCATGAAGCTGGTGAAGTTCAGGAAGGGGGAGAGCGTGGGGCTGCGGCTGGCTGGGGGGAATGACGTGGGCATCTTTGTAGCCGGAGTTCTTGAGGATAGCCCAGCTTCTAAGGAGGGCCTGGAGGAGGGCGACCAAATTCTCAGG GTAAATAATGTAGATTTTGCAAACATAATCCGAGAGGAGGCGGTGCTGTTCCTCCTTGATCTTCCTAAAGGTGAAGAGGTCACCATTCTGGCCCAGAAGAAGAAAGATG TGTATCGGCGGATTGTGGAGTCGGACGTCGGTGACTCCTTCTACATCCGGACGCACTTCGAGTACGAGAAGGAATCTCCGTATGGGTTGAGCTTCAACAAGGGCGAGGTGTTCCGTGTGGTGGACACCCTCTACAACGGGAAGCTGGGCTCCTGGCTGGCCATTCGCATCGGCAAGAATCACCAAGAAGTGGAGAGGGGCATCATCCCCAACAAAAACAG agcagagcagctgtCCAGCGTGCAATACACTCTCCCCAAAACAGCGGGAGGCGACAGGGCCGACTTCTGGAGGTTTCGTGGTCTTCGGAGCTCAAAGAGGAACCTgaggaagagcagagaggaTCTGTCTTCTCAGCCAGTGCAGACAAAGTTCCCGGCTTACGAAAGAGTCGTGttgagagagg CTGGTTTCCTGAGACCTGTGGTGATATTCGGGCCGATCGCTGATGTTGCTCGAGAAAAACTCGCCAGAGAAGAGCCAGATCTTTTTGAGCTTGCAA AGAGTGAACCGAGAGATGCAGGTACAGACCAGCGTAGTTCAGGAATCATTCGTCTTCACACCATCAAGCAGATCATTGACAGA GACAAACATGCTGTCCTGGACATCACCCCCAACGCTGTGGACCGGCTGAACTATGCTCAGTGGTACCCGATTGTCGTCTTCCTAAATCCTGATACTAAGCAGGGTGTGAAGAACATGAGGACCAGACTGTGTCCAGAGTCCAGGAAGAGCGCCAGGAAGCTCTATGAGAGAGCCATCAAACTGAGGAAGAATAATCACCACCTGTTCACCA CCACCATCAACATGAACAATATGAATGATGGCTGGTACGGAGCTCTGAAAGAAACAATCCAACAGCAGCAGAACCAGTTGGTGTGGGTGTCAGAGGGCAAG GCGGATGGCACTACAGAGGATGACTTGGACATCCACGACGACCGTCTGTCCTACCTGTCTGCGCCAGGAAGTGAATACTCCATGTATAGCACGGACAGCCGCCACACGTCTGACTATGAGGACACAGACACGGAGGGTGGAGCGTACACAGACCAGGAGCTGGACGAGACTTTGAACGACGAGGTGGGTCTGCCCACGGAGCCCGCCATCACACGCTCTTCCGAGCCCGTGCGAGAAGACCCGCCTGTGATTCAGGACACCCCTGGTTACCCTGGATACCAGCACCCCGTGCAGCCCGACCCAGCCAGTCGCATAGACCCCGCTGGTTTCAAGATGGCCGCCCCACAACAG CAAGATGAGGCTGCTCTGCCCATGCCCTCGTTGCCTCCGACGGTGGTAGCGCCCCCTGCTGTTGAGCAGCCTGTACAGCTTGAGGGTTTGCACCTAGAGGAGCCGCCTGCTGCAGCCGCAGCTCCTCAGGCTGACTCACTTAGCAGCCCCAGCCCTGCCCCTGAGCTTATTCAGCCCCCACCATCACCACATGAACCCCACCCGTCTGGACCGCCTGGTCCAGAACCAAAG ATGTACAAGAAAGATCTGTACAACATGGAGGACCCTGTGCGAATCAACCATGGCCTGAAGCAATCTCTGAGCTACTGTCACCAGCCGCCGTTCCAGGACAAACAGCCATACCGAGAGTACGACCACCCGCCTTACGGATACGATGGAGGCGGCTACACAGAACCAAAGCCTCACAACACTGACTCTCACCTGCACTACGACAACCGTGTGCCTCATTACAACGAACAGTGGCCCCCCTATGACCAGCAGACCTCGTCCTCCCAGCCCGCAGGGTACCAGACGGGCCACCAGCAACCCATGGGCTACAGCCCCCGGTCGCCCTACGACGATGGACCAGGGAGGGACTACAGCCCCACTCAGCCGCGGTACGATGAGGCCCCTCCGCTGGGCTACGATGGCAGGAGACGGCACAGTAAACCCGGTCCCATTCGTTACGATGAGCCCCCACCCCCGCCCCAAGGTGGCTACGATGCCCGCTCCCCTTATGAGGCAGAACCTCACGGCTTCCCCATTAATTCACCTCGATCCCCGGAGCCCCCGAAGCAGTATTACAGTGACTCTGGTCTGAGGCCCACCTACATTCCTGGGCCTGCACACCGGGGCTTTAAGCAAGGGATGCATGACCCTATGATCAACTCTGAACCCACAATTCCCCCTCCTAGACCAGAGACCCTGCCCTCTCCGGTTGAACCAGCGATCAGTCCGGGCTCCAAacccctccctcctccgccACGGGAAGACCTGGACGAGGACCCGGCCATGAAACCACAGTCGGTGCTCAACAGAGTAAAGATGTTTGAGAATAAACGGTCTGTTTCTATGGACAGAGCTAAGGAAGGAGGAGAATCAGCACTCAGG cCTGCAGATGTTCCCAAACCTGTGGTTGCACCTGGCCCAGTCCTCAAGGCCAATTCCCTCAGCAACCTGGAGCAGGAGAAATCCACCTATAG GGCCCCTGAGCCACAGAAGCCCCACACTAAACCCCTGGATGATGTCATGCGTTCTAACCACTATGACCcagatgaggatgaggaataCTACAGGAAGCAGTTGTCCTACTTTGATCGCCGTAGCTTTGACAGCAAGGCCATGGGCCAACCCAGTCCTGGCATCAACCGCTTCCATGATCTGTCCAAACCAGCTCAGCTGTCCTACCCATACAACAG AGTTGAGTCTGTAGAGAAGGTGAGTCCAGTGGAGAAAAGATATGAACCCTTGCCGCAAATCAGCCCATCATCACAGTACGGGCCCCCCGCGTCCGCCATCCCACCCAACACACTGCCCAAGCTCAGCCCCAATGACG GGAACTCCATACCCGAGCCAATGATTTCACCCAATCCTAAACCCGAGCTGCCAGCTCTCAGGCCGGCCAGCCGGGACGAACCCACTCCTGGTGGCTACCTGCCCCCGAGGGGCCTCCCCGACAAATCCCCAGTCAACGGCACCGAAACAGCACCGCCAAAGACGCTGGGCGCTCCCGCTCCAACGAGCTACAACCGCTACGTCCCCAAGCCGTACACCAGCTCAGCCCGGCCCTTTGAGCGCAAGTTTGAGAGCCCCAAGTTCAACCACAACCTGCTGCCCAACGACACACAGGTGAAGACGGACCTCCTCGGTAAGCCCAGCGTGGTGAACAACAGCAGTGGGAAGCCCACGCTGTCACCACAGCCCCTGGACCACGACAGTGGCCTGGACACCTTCACACGCACTATGGACAACAGGCCCAAATACCAGCACAATAACATCAACGCCATTCCCAAGGCCATCCCTGTAAG CCCCAGCACACTGGATGATGATGACGAGGATGAAGGACACACGGTGGTGGCCACCGCCCGGGGGATCTTCAACTGTAACGGAGGGGTCCTGAGCTCCATCGAGACGGGCGTCAGCATCATCATCCCCCAGGGTGCCATCCCCGAGAGCGTGGAGCAGGAGATTTACTTCAAGGTGTGCCGGGACAACAGCATCCTGCCCCCCCTCGACAAGGAGAAAG GAGAAACGCTGCTAAGTCCGCTGGTGATGTGTGGCCCGCATGGACTCAAGTTCCTGAAGCCGGTGGAGCTGCGCTTACCTCACTGTGCGTCTATGACCCCTGATG GTGATCCCAAAACCTGGCAGAACAAATCTCTTCCTGGAGACCCGAACTACCTGGTGGGTGcaaactgtgtgtctgtgctcatCGACCACTTCTGA